From Watersipora subatra chromosome 2, tzWatSuba1.1, whole genome shotgun sequence, one genomic window encodes:
- the LOC137388809 gene encoding vesicle-fusing ATPase 2-like isoform X1, protein MEKEFGMSFAPSKLAIREDQFLVFQFHGKRTLMLQVKELEVLMMSGGDQPKPRKGNFGILIPNTQITFEKVEGSTIKLTGNRKRKMVYRSNILQEWDSTKMGIGGLDKEFSDIFRRAFASRVFPPDLVEQLGVKHVKGVLLYGPPGTGKTLIARQIGKMLKARKPKIVNGPQILGQHVGESEANIRKLFADAEEEQARCGNMSSLHMIILDEIDAICKVRGSVTGSSAVHDTVVNQLLSKIDGVEEINNILVIGMTNRKDMIDDALLRPGRLEVHMEIGLPDEDGRVQILTIHTSLMNNNGKLHDDVNLSELAAQTKNFSGAELAGLVRAATATAMNRYIKPTSKIELEPDASKKIKILHKDFKAALKDIKPVFGCSENEIEPLMAYGVLNWGEPVSKVLHDGALLLSQAKNCEETYLVSVLIEGQPQSGKTTLAAKIAHNSGIPFVRVCTPEKMVGFTESAKCLAIKQVFEDAYKSPLSLVIVDDIERLLDYAPIGPRYSNLSLQTLLVLLKKLPPKGRKLMVIATTSRKDVLRDMEMLNTFNAIIRAPNLTTGEHLLAALELMDSFSKEELTSLTKRTQDKRVWIGIKRLLSLSRMAKQMDEGQRVNKLLMLLEEEKAIKPFL, encoded by the exons ATGGAAAAAGAATTTGGTATGTCGTTTGCTCCCAGTAAACTCGCCATAAGAGAAGACCAATTCCTCGTTTTTCAATTTCATGGTAAGAGGACGCTGATGCTCCAGGTGAAGGAGTTGGAAG TACTGATGATGTCAGGGGGAGACCAACCAAAGCCAAGAAAGGGCAACTTTGGTATACTCATACCAAACACACAGATAACATTTGAAAAGGTAGAAGGCAGCACTATCAAGCTCACCGGCAATCGGAAAAG aaaaatgGTCTATCGGTCTAACATCTTGCAGGAATGGGACTCTACCAAGATGGGCATCGGGGGACTCGACAAAGAGTTTTCTGATATATTCAGGAGAGCTTTTGCTTCTCGGGTCTTTCCTCCTGATCTTGTTGAGCAACTTG GTGTCAAACATGTGAAAGGAGTTTTGCTCTACGGTCCTCCTGGTACAGGAAAAACTCTGATAGCCAG ACAAATTGGCAAAATGCTTAAAGCTCGGAAGCCCAAGATTGTCAATGGTCCACAGATTTTAGGCCAACATGTCGGTGAATCTGAGGCTAACATCCGTAAACTATTTGCTGATGCCGAAGAAGAGCAAGCTCGA TGTGGTAACATGAGTAGTCTACATATGATCATACTGGATGAGATAGATGCTATATGCAAGGTGAGAGGTTCTGTAACTGGCAGCAGTGCTGTTCACGATACAGTAGTCAACCAACTGCTGTCCAAGATCGATGGAGTTGAGGAGATAAACAACATCCTTGTCATCG GAATGACCAACAGGAAGGATATGATTGATGACGCGCTGCTGAGACCCGGCCGACTTGAGGTGCATATGGAGATAGGTCTGCCTGACGAAGATGGCCGTGTTCAAATTCTCACAATTCACACATCGCTGATGAATAACAATGGAAAACTACATGATGATGTTAATCTCTCTGAGTTGGCTGCACAAACCAAAAACTTTAGCGGTGCTGAGCTGGCTGGGTTGGTTAGGGCAGCGACCGCAACAGCCATGAACAGATATATCAAG CCCACCTCCAAGATTGAACTTGAGCCAGATGCATCtaaaaaaattaagattttgCACAAAGATTTCAAGGCAGCCCTGAAGGATATAAAACCG GTGTTCGGATGCAGTGAGAACGAGATTGAACCACTCATGGCATATGGTGTTTTAAATTGGGGCGAGCCTGTAAGCAAAGTGCTTCATGATGGTGCCTTGCTTCTTTCTCAGGCTAAGAACTGTGAGGAGACCTATCTTGTGTCTGTCCTCATTGAAG GTCAACCGCAGAGTGGCAAGACCACTCTGGCAGCTAAAATAGCCCACAACTCTGGCATCCCCTTTGTGAGAGTCTGCACTCCAGAAAAAATGGTCGGCTTTACAGAGAGCGCAAAGTGTCTCGCTATCAAACAG GTATTTGAAGATGCTTACAAATCTCCCCTTAGTCTTGTGATAGTTGATGATATTGAGAGGCTTCTTG ACTATGCTCCGATCGGGCCTCGATACTCCAATTTGTCTCTGCAAACACTACTTGTTCTCTTGAAGAAACTGCCTCCCAAG GGTCGTAAGCTGATGGTGATTGCCACAACGAGCAGGAAGGATGTGTTGAGAGACATGGAGATGCTCAACACATTCAATGCGATCATTAGGGCTCCAAATCTGACAACTGGAGAGCACCTGCTTGCTGCCCTCGAGTTGATGGACAGCTTCTCTAAGGAGGAACTTACTTCGCTCACCAAGCGTACACAAGATAAGAG GGTTTGGATTGGCATTAAGAGGTTGCTCTCACTCTCACGAATGGCCAAGCAAATGGATGAAGGACAGAGGGTGAACAAACTTCTAATGTTGCTTGAAGAGGAAAAGGCCATTAAACCTTTTCTTTAG
- the LOC137388809 gene encoding vesicle-fusing ATPase 2-like isoform X2: MEKEFGMSFAPSKLAIREDQFLVFQFHGKRTLMLQVKELEVLMMSGGDQPKPRKGNFGILIPNTQITFEKVEGSTIKLTGNRKRKMVYRSNILQEWDSTKMGIGGLDKEFSDIFRRAFASRVFPPDLVEQLGVKHVKGVLLYGPPGTGKTLIARQIGKMLKARKPKIVNGPQILGQHVGESEANIRKLFADAEEEQARCGNMSSLHMIILDEIDAICKVRGSVTGSSAVHDTVVNQLLSKIDGVEEINNILVIGMTNRKDMIDDALLRPGRLEVHMEIGLPDEDGRVQILTIHTSLMNNNGKLHDDVNLSELAAQTKNFSGAELAGLVRAATATAMNRYIKVFGCSENEIEPLMAYGVLNWGEPVSKVLHDGALLLSQAKNCEETYLVSVLIEGQPQSGKTTLAAKIAHNSGIPFVRVCTPEKMVGFTESAKCLAIKQVFEDAYKSPLSLVIVDDIERLLDYAPIGPRYSNLSLQTLLVLLKKLPPKGRKLMVIATTSRKDVLRDMEMLNTFNAIIRAPNLTTGEHLLAALELMDSFSKEELTSLTKRTQDKRVWIGIKRLLSLSRMAKQMDEGQRVNKLLMLLEEEKAIKPFL, encoded by the exons ATGGAAAAAGAATTTGGTATGTCGTTTGCTCCCAGTAAACTCGCCATAAGAGAAGACCAATTCCTCGTTTTTCAATTTCATGGTAAGAGGACGCTGATGCTCCAGGTGAAGGAGTTGGAAG TACTGATGATGTCAGGGGGAGACCAACCAAAGCCAAGAAAGGGCAACTTTGGTATACTCATACCAAACACACAGATAACATTTGAAAAGGTAGAAGGCAGCACTATCAAGCTCACCGGCAATCGGAAAAG aaaaatgGTCTATCGGTCTAACATCTTGCAGGAATGGGACTCTACCAAGATGGGCATCGGGGGACTCGACAAAGAGTTTTCTGATATATTCAGGAGAGCTTTTGCTTCTCGGGTCTTTCCTCCTGATCTTGTTGAGCAACTTG GTGTCAAACATGTGAAAGGAGTTTTGCTCTACGGTCCTCCTGGTACAGGAAAAACTCTGATAGCCAG ACAAATTGGCAAAATGCTTAAAGCTCGGAAGCCCAAGATTGTCAATGGTCCACAGATTTTAGGCCAACATGTCGGTGAATCTGAGGCTAACATCCGTAAACTATTTGCTGATGCCGAAGAAGAGCAAGCTCGA TGTGGTAACATGAGTAGTCTACATATGATCATACTGGATGAGATAGATGCTATATGCAAGGTGAGAGGTTCTGTAACTGGCAGCAGTGCTGTTCACGATACAGTAGTCAACCAACTGCTGTCCAAGATCGATGGAGTTGAGGAGATAAACAACATCCTTGTCATCG GAATGACCAACAGGAAGGATATGATTGATGACGCGCTGCTGAGACCCGGCCGACTTGAGGTGCATATGGAGATAGGTCTGCCTGACGAAGATGGCCGTGTTCAAATTCTCACAATTCACACATCGCTGATGAATAACAATGGAAAACTACATGATGATGTTAATCTCTCTGAGTTGGCTGCACAAACCAAAAACTTTAGCGGTGCTGAGCTGGCTGGGTTGGTTAGGGCAGCGACCGCAACAGCCATGAACAGATATATCAAG GTGTTCGGATGCAGTGAGAACGAGATTGAACCACTCATGGCATATGGTGTTTTAAATTGGGGCGAGCCTGTAAGCAAAGTGCTTCATGATGGTGCCTTGCTTCTTTCTCAGGCTAAGAACTGTGAGGAGACCTATCTTGTGTCTGTCCTCATTGAAG GTCAACCGCAGAGTGGCAAGACCACTCTGGCAGCTAAAATAGCCCACAACTCTGGCATCCCCTTTGTGAGAGTCTGCACTCCAGAAAAAATGGTCGGCTTTACAGAGAGCGCAAAGTGTCTCGCTATCAAACAG GTATTTGAAGATGCTTACAAATCTCCCCTTAGTCTTGTGATAGTTGATGATATTGAGAGGCTTCTTG ACTATGCTCCGATCGGGCCTCGATACTCCAATTTGTCTCTGCAAACACTACTTGTTCTCTTGAAGAAACTGCCTCCCAAG GGTCGTAAGCTGATGGTGATTGCCACAACGAGCAGGAAGGATGTGTTGAGAGACATGGAGATGCTCAACACATTCAATGCGATCATTAGGGCTCCAAATCTGACAACTGGAGAGCACCTGCTTGCTGCCCTCGAGTTGATGGACAGCTTCTCTAAGGAGGAACTTACTTCGCTCACCAAGCGTACACAAGATAAGAG GGTTTGGATTGGCATTAAGAGGTTGCTCTCACTCTCACGAATGGCCAAGCAAATGGATGAAGGACAGAGGGTGAACAAACTTCTAATGTTGCTTGAAGAGGAAAAGGCCATTAAACCTTTTCTTTAG